The Coffea arabica cultivar ET-39 chromosome 2c, Coffea Arabica ET-39 HiFi, whole genome shotgun sequence genome includes the window ttttgtttttcttacaggagtTGGTGGTCGAGAAACGAACGAGGGAGCTTAGGAAGTTAACATAAAGTCTTTTGTGATTGTAAATTATCTAGTATCATACCATGGTTGAAGTTTTGTACTAAACTTGGCATTGAAAAACATTTGAACATGTGGTTTTAGTATACCACAatgttatctttgaagttaataTAAGATTAATGAGAGTTTAtcaaatgttatctctgaaattaatgtaaaattaatgagtcctgacgagagtcaGACAGATAATCCACTAACTTTTAGGGTACACCCTAgaaggaggtggggtcgtcacatgtaTGATTTGATGTATCACTTATACCCAAAGCTACGAAAAACTTTATTTCAATGTATCCATATTATTTTTGTAGTGTACAAGTTCAGCAAGGCCAAAATTTCCCAATAAACTAACAAGGATTTCATGGCTTCGCCTAACACTCATCATCCATCACAACAAAAGTCATTTTGATGGCTGCTTGGGATAATCCTTTGATTCCTGCTTTGAACTTGGAATGGCTATAGCTGtgtagaagaaagaaagagagaagctTTTACTGCTATCTCTTTTGAAAAAGGAAGCCTCTTCTTCGATGTAAGAAGGATTGTGTTTTGGGCTGCTCAAGGACTAGTTAGAGGGCAGCAACAAAGATGATTGACATGATAGATTGAGGGAATAGAGAGGTTGGAGAAGAAGGGTAGGAGTAGAAGGAGGAGGTGGGTGGTAAGTGATAGGAATTGATAATAGAGGGAGGAGATATCTGAAAGTTCCTAAAATACCCCAGTTTAATTGGTCAATGTGGAGTTTGATCTATTTTCCGTGGTGACACGGCCGTAGAGATCCTTAATTGAAACCATAATATAAGTGTAGGGATCAAATTGGCcgaaaacaaaaattagggaTTAAATCGacattaataaaaaatttagagatgaatttggctattttccctaaaattttcaaaacatttgaAAATGTAGACTAGGATTGACTTATTCGATGCGCTGAAATGCCGTCCAAATCTTTAAACACCTGGCCCGAAAAAAGCCTTAAACCCCCCGGTGCCATAGCAATTTTTGTGCTGAACGCGTAAACAACTTGCAGATTCCACAGCACCGATTCGTATGACCAAAGATGATATCTTTGATACTGAAGCGATCAGCATTTCTTGAACAAAACCACCTGTTCAAACCCCAATTCTGTTTCCAACTTCTTTCCTCTCTGACTCAATCTCAGTCTTACAATTCCTCCCCTTCAAGTCAAAATCACTCAGTTTTGCCTTCTGGGTATGGttatttggggaaaaagaaTAGTGGGTGCTCTTCATCATCGCTTCAAAGATTGGAAATCCCACCTGGGATTTTATGTAATGGACGGTTTTATGGTTCTCAGTCCCAGACTGCTATTGAGCCCTCAACTTCAGATGGGCTTACTGTGGATGGTATTATAGCTAATAATTGGACTATTCTTGATGAAGATGAGAGTGATTGGAAGAGCCATGCCTCTGCAATTGCTCAGTCCATTCATCTTATCAAGAAACGCCTGAAGGTATAACTGTAAATATATGGACTTGTATGTAAATATCGCATTGGAAAAACTTGCTTCATTTGTGCaataaaaattttaactttAGTAGTAAGAGGTCATCAAGTTTATGGCTTGTATTGTCTGTCAATTTGGCCAGTTCTGGGGTTGGTTCCATTTGGTTCTCTTGCATCATTTGGGTATGTTTTAACCAAAGCAATGAGAAGGTGTTTGTGCTGTTATTTTATCATAGTGCAGCATTTGTTGTATTTCAAATGTTTTGATTTCGCTTGGCATGCATCCTGGAGGTTGGCATAAACATACTCCATTCCGAACATATTGTTTATGATTAGCTGTTTATCCAATGAGTTGCTGAAATTGTgtaattttgtattttgtatGTTTAGAGAACCGTCTAATATTTGTTTTCGTCATAGTAAAAGTGAATTGCTATGCATATAAAATGGATTAAGAGGATGAAAATCCAGTTAGCTCTTCTCTGAGCAATCATGTTTCAGTGGGGATAGCTTGACTGATTCAGATACTGcattttcttatattatttttgtttcttggacgTAATAATTTAAAGTTCTTCGCTGCATTTTTTTACCCGTGGTTGTAGTGGAAAAACTTACTCGTAAGGGTGAGGATGTTATCTTTCCAATTGGATAAGCCAGACCTTTGGGACGATCCAATTCAAGCAAGCAAGATAAGCCGTGAGCATGGTTTGCTTACCGGGAAAATgaatgaagtcaagaaatttgAACAAGAACTGCTTGAACATATTGACATGATAAAGCTATCTCATGAGGAGAATGATCCAGAGCTGGAATTGGTGGGCCCTCAATGCTTTCTTTGTTAGGCATGTACACCTTTTGGCATCTAGTCTTAGTTCTCCAGGAACTTCCCTTTTATAAATGTCATCTTTAACAAATTAGTTTGAGTGTAACTTTCTTTGTGCAATATTTTCCATTAATGACATTTGTACTCCACTGAATGAAGCCTTTTTCCGACTGCCTAGAAACAATTGTACCACTACTAGAGATAACCACATAAGCTTCGTCTAAAATTTAGATGAATGGTTGTGGTAGATGCTGGCAATGTCTTATATATAAATCTTCTATGCAGGAAGCGGTGAAAGCTTTGATTCAGATGAGAAGAAGTGTAAAAGAGAAGGAGTTAGAAGCTTTATTGGTGGAGGAGCATGATTCTTGCTCTTGTTTCATAGAGGTAGTCCAGCCAGTGGTTGTATTGGTTATCAATTTAAGGAGATGTTATTTGTTTGATCAATCTAAGGATGATTTTACATTTTATTCTTTACTGCTTCACTGGTCCTCCTTTCTCTACCTCTAGCATTTTCTGCATATGTGTGCATCAAATATATAATTCATCATTGAATATCGTTGTTAAGTCTAGGTACAAGCTGGAGCTGGTGGTACTGAGAGCATGGATTGGGCTTCAATGGTCATGCAGATGTATAAAAAGTGGGCTCAGCGTCGAGGTTACAGGGTTACTGTAGTGGACGAAATGCCTGGTGAGATTGCGGGAATCAAGGTGCATAATCTCATGatctttgctttctttttgcttgCTGTACATTTTTAGGAGCACATCTTGATCGTAGCATAAAATAGAACAATAAATTTCAGATTCCACAGCATCACGTGGTTTGCATGATTATGGTTTTTTAGGAAAATTCAGATGTAGCAAAAATTTATGGGTTATATTTAAAGGATCTGAAACCCCCCATCAATTGGTGTCATTGGCTATCCCTTGTCATTCTTTGCTACATTTGCAATGGTATTTGAAACGTTTCCTTGTTTAATATACATGTAAAGCCACTGGTTATTATCCCGAATGCACTAGCCAAAACAATTTTGCATGAAGGCAAGATTCCTGTTTCATGCATATATAGTAGGAAACTAATCTGCCATAAATTACTTTCCAATCAGAGACAAGCCAATTTCAATGGTGAAATGGGTAAAGTTACTCTAATATATGCTTATGTATTGCTTAACATAGACATTAAGGATGATAAATATGTGGGCGTGTGTCTTTGTACCTTGCTGTAGCTGAATTGTGGATAAGAAAGTCTGTTGGTATGAGGCATAGGCGCTTGGCTCCTCTGACGAAGGAGTGAGTGTTCTAAGGATAAGCTTCACTAATTTGGAACAATTTGAGGTGtatataataaaatttggaGAATAAAACTTTTAGTGCTTAGGGCTGGCTTCATGACTTGTGTTTCCCATTGTAACCCTGGGCTTTGTTGCACCACAAGTTATCATTAGTAGTCCCCTTATTTTAGGATAGTTCATTCTTTGTCTAGCTCACTGTAAATAGATGATTTGTTGCCTCAAAATATGCTCTAGATGTATCAGATGAATGACTAGATTCAAATAATGGAGCTCGAATCACCCTGCAGTATGTTTATTTATACAAGGCTTCCAATGCTTGAGCTAGGGATCCTGTACTATCTTTTCCATTTGACTGTTCAATTTGCCTGGTCATAGCATAATCTGACCTTTGTCTGGCATTTGTTCTTTAGCGGGCAACCATCAGAGTTGATGGTGAAAACGCATTTGGATATGCCAAAGCAGAAGATGGAGCACATCGGTTGGTTCGTTGCTCGCCATTTGATAGCGCAAATCGCCGGCATACTTCATTTGCTGCCGTTGCTGTTATACCAATTCTTGGAGAAGGACTTTCTCATTATCATATTAAGGAATCTGATCTCCGAATTGAACGATTCCGTTCTGGTGGAGCTGGTGGTCAGCATGCTAATACAACTGACAGTGCTGTCAGGATAACTCATATTCCAACAGGGATCACTGCAACTTGCCAGAATGAAAGGTACAGGATACacattttgttcttttgtttttaagtTGCAAGTTTTCTTCCTGACTTTTTGTTCTTTATTCAAATGACAGGTCACAACATTCAAACAAGGCTTCTGCCATGGCAGTACTTCAGTCCCGCTTGGACAAACTTGAGATGGCTCGGCAAGCTCAAATGAATGCGCAGCATACACAATCCCTTGCTGAAAATACCTTTGGTAACCAAATACGTTCTTATGTGCTCCATGTAAGCATTAAAACCAATCTTGTTTGATGCAATTCCTAAATTTACTCCAGGAATGGCCACCTTTATCATTCGTTTACTACTTATATTGCAGCCTTATCGCATGGTTAAGGATCACAGGACAAATTATAAAGTTTCAAATGCTGATTCTGTGCTTGAAGGGGATATTGACGACTTCATTTTGAGCTATTTGTCAGCTTcccttgacaaagatgaagatgaaCTGTAAAGGAAGTTCAGATCTCAGTACTTGTTCTCAGAGTGACGATGCCGGATACAGCATCTTTTAAAACAATGAGATGGTGGTTGCTACTCTCACATTCTGGTGGAATTTCAGCTGACACGTTAACAGTTGTTTTAACGACCTACTTCTGCAGTGTTAAGCAGTTAATTTCAGTTGGGAATAATCCCATGGATGAGGAGGCCTTAGATTATAATCCCTTCTCCAAAATTTTGTAGCTTATAAGCTGGTGTGGTTCAAAAAAAGTTGGTTTTGTCAAGTACATAGGAGAAATGTATCACTGGACGTCTAGTTTATTACAATCCAAGTGATGCAATGTATTATACGGTCAGGTGATGTAGTGAAGCAATTTTAGTGGTTATGGTTTTAGAGTGCTTGGAAACAAATCCACTATTGACACTTTTGTTCTGGATCTTTACATGGTAGGCAAAATGCATGAGCAGAAGCAACAATTTTGGTGTAATAAACTAGTCTCTGATAAAAATTGTTGGTTTGAGTCCATAGATTTGATTAGACCTTTACTTTTATGCCATTCTCCTGTCAAAAGCTTGTTATTTTATGCAAGATACCAAGTCCCCTGCATTTATCTTTTGAGAAACTATGCTTGAAATTGTATAATTCTGGTCAGTGAAGGACCAGAAATAATAGAAATAATGAGTTGGTGCCTAATTTGCACTCTAGAGTACTTTATAGTTTGTAAACCTCTCCGCTCCCCAGCAAACGTGAGCTCGCATCCTGGTTTCAGATCAAGCTCTCATGAAGTGGATAGAACCAGAATTAAGGATTTGTCAATACTTGCGAACATATATGAACCATTTCCATGTAGTCTTGAAACACATTCTCCGCCATCATCTCATTAGTTTTTGTCCATGTCCTCAACTAATCAGTTTCCTTTGGGCAGAACAAGAATGAGGAGGAAATTTTTAGTAGCTTTTAAGCACAAGATATTGAACAGAAGATTGAGAGGGAGAAACACAATTGCACAATATATTCCCGATATATTACAGCGTAGAAACTCTCACAGAAGTTAAAGTTGGGACACATACCCCTCATCTCTACAATGCttaccaaaaaagaaagagagcaaaaacaaaacaaaattgggCGTGGATAAAATGCAGAGAAAATCACTCAAAACATGTAGCATGAGCAGCTGGTGcttgtatcaagaaaaatggattccAGCCTTGTTAAATAGAGATAAGAGGAACATGAACTCTGTCTGTGTAAGTTTTGAGGATCTTCTCTCTTCAAAATCTCCTTGCTTCAACACATTTAAAACCTTCTCTTTAAATTCAGATCCTTTTGCATTTCCATCTTCCACCTCCATTTCCTCATCATCTCTTCCATCATCAACGTCCATGCTCAAGTCTTCCAATGTATCTCCCAAAGCAGATACAGCCAAAGCCATCTCAGTATCATCCGAAGAACCTTCATGGGATAGCTGCAATGCTTGcaaggttttgtagttcttttCAAGCAACGACAGGACAGTCTTCTGTCTAAAAATAGAACCTAGAGTTTTGTTCTTCCGGTTGAAACATATTCGAACTAAACCATCCCATTCCTTGAAGTTCACAGGGGGAAGAGGTTTCCTAGGCTCTATTCTAACTACAGAAGAGTCAACCTTCGGTGGAGGCCTAAAATTATTCCTCCCTACTTTCAGTAAATGAGAAACGCGGGCCAATAATTGTGTGTTCACTGAAAGGCGACAATATAGAGTATCACCAGGCTGAGCAACAAGCCTCATTGCAAATTCTCGCTGGAACATTATTACAGCACACCTGAACAACGGACGATGTGATAATAATTTGAAAGTGAGTGGAGACGATATTTGATATGGGATGTTTGCCACACATATATCGAAGTAAGGTAGTTCACACTTAAGAACATCCCCTTGTATAACCTGCACCATTAAATGCATAGAGAATCAGCTATGAGATCCCAGAGAAATGAGCAGACTATGTACTATATAGCTGCAGAAACATATTATACACTATATAGTACAAGATTGAACGTTTCACAATTATTTACTGTCCAAAGTTATTGCAAAATTTTCCATTATGAGGGCTAACCTTTTGCTCAATTCCTAATCAAGGCGATGGCTTTACTAGACATTAAGCAAAAAGATAAGCCCTTTCATGAACTGTGAAACTTAACTCACCCCTGTTCAAAGTTTTTCCCAAAAATGGTTTCAATTTATGAAAATGACCCCattatctaattaatttatATGATTCCTTAAGCCCTTTTGCTCCGTCGTCCCATGATTCCTTAAACTATTCATAGTTTCCTCAAACAAATCGAACGATTTATACATGCATTCCAACAAAGTTGAAATCTCAAACACTAAACATTGAATTAACGAAAAAGAAACTTCACCAGAATCCATTTCTGTTATGATATACCTTGAGTCGACTGGAAAAAGGGGTTCCTTGAAACCTTCTTTGCAGTTCAAGAACCATACGGGGGTCAACTTCTACGGCGATGACTGATTTTCCAGCTTCCAGAAGCTTTTTCGTGAGATTACCAGTACCGGGACcgatttcgaggatgaaatcaGTGGGTTTGATGCCGGATTTTTGGATAATAGAGTCGATTAGAAGTGGGTTTTTCAATATGTGCTGACCCTTTGACTTGTGGAATGGTATCCCACCTTGGAAGTGTGGGTTACCACCGCCACCGGCGCTGCCGTTAcggagcttttctttctttatctttCCTCCCGCCATGGATTGTTTGGGAAAGTCGGAAGCTTTGGGAGGTTAGGCCTCACTTGGAGGAGGGAGTTAGGGTTTATAATTTTCTGAAATGCATTTGGGCCTCAAGATGATCGCGGCCCAGTTTTCGAAGTTTAATTGTTTGGTTAGTCCTTAGTTAgtttatttattgattttttgggttttattagtactttgtttatttattaaataagtttttgatttaattaattactagtTTCGTTTACATGTGAAATTTGCCCTACATGAGGAAAATTGATGTCAGGGATAAGGGCAAGAGGAGAATGGTCAA containing:
- the LOC113727785 gene encoding peptide chain release factor PrfB2, chloroplastic-like isoform X1 → MISLILKRSAFLEQNHLFKPQFCFQLLSSLTQSQSYNSSPSSQNHSVLPSGYGYLGKKNSGCSSSSLQRLEIPPGILCNGRFYGSQSQTAIEPSTSDGLTVDGIIANNWTILDEDESDWKSHASAIAQSIHLIKKRLKWKNLLVRVRMLSFQLDKPDLWDDPIQASKISREHGLLTGKMNEVKKFEQELLEHIDMIKLSHEENDPELELEAVKALIQMRRSVKEKELEALLVEEHDSCSCFIEVQAGAGGTESMDWASMVMQMYKKWAQRRGYRVTVVDEMPGEIAGIKRATIRVDGENAFGYAKAEDGAHRLVRCSPFDSANRRHTSFAAVAVIPILGEGLSHYHIKESDLRIERFRSGGAGGQHANTTDSAVRITHIPTGITATCQNERSQHSNKASAMAVLQSRLDKLEMARQAQMNAQHTQSLAENTFGNQIRSYVLHPYRMVKDHRTNYKVSNADSVLEGDIDDFILSYLSASLDKDEDEL
- the LOC113727785 gene encoding peptide chain release factor PrfB2, chloroplastic-like isoform X2; translation: MISLILKRSAFLEQNHLFKPQFCFQLLSSLTQSQSYNSSPSSQNHSVLPSGYGYLGKKNSGCSSSSLQRLEIPPGILCNGRFYGSQSQTAIEPSTSDGLTVDGIIANNWTILDEDESDWKSHASAIAQSIHLIKKRLKEAVKALIQMRRSVKEKELEALLVEEHDSCSCFIEVQAGAGGTESMDWASMVMQMYKKWAQRRGYRVTVVDEMPGEIAGIKRATIRVDGENAFGYAKAEDGAHRLVRCSPFDSANRRHTSFAAVAVIPILGEGLSHYHIKESDLRIERFRSGGAGGQHANTTDSAVRITHIPTGITATCQNERSQHSNKASAMAVLQSRLDKLEMARQAQMNAQHTQSLAENTFGNQIRSYVLHPYRMVKDHRTNYKVSNADSVLEGDIDDFILSYLSASLDKDEDEL
- the LOC113727786 gene encoding ribosomal RNA small subunit methyltransferase-like translates to MAGGKIKKEKLRNGSAGGGGNPHFQGGIPFHKSKGQHILKNPLLIDSIIQKSGIKPTDFILEIGPGTGNLTKKLLEAGKSVIAVEVDPRMVLELQRRFQGTPFSSRLKVIQGDVLKCELPYFDICVANIPYQISSPLTFKLLSHRPLFRCAVIMFQREFAMRLVAQPGDTLYCRLSVNTQLLARVSHLLKVGRNNFRPPPKVDSSVVRIEPRKPLPPVNFKEWDGLVRICFNRKNKTLGSIFRQKTVLSLLEKNYKTLQALQLSHEGSSDDTEMALAVSALGDTLEDLSMDVDDGRDDEEMEVEDGNAKGSEFKEKVLNVLKQGDFEERRSSKLTQTEFMFLLSLFNKAGIHFS